In Alkalibaculum bacchi, the genomic stretch ATTAATAGAGGAACGAATAGATTTTACATTGGAAATTCAGAAAATTCACTAGCGGAGATGACTTATGTCAATGCAGGAAGTAAGATTATTATCATAGATAGTACAAAGGTTTCGGATAAATTAAGAGGGCAAGGCGTTGGAAAGATCCTTTTAAAGGAGGTGGTTAATTTAGCCAGGGAAGAACATAAGAAAATTACTCCACTCTGTCCATTTGCAAAAGCAGAGATGAATAAAAATGTAGAATATCAAGATTTAATATATTAGTATCTTAAGTATAACAGAAACCCTAAGGGTCTTGAAAATAAAGGCCTTTTTCATGGGCTAAAGTGTTACGTTAAGAAGAAATTACAGTATAACTATATACTATCAATAAAATATTTCTTAGGGGAGGTGAAGGATTGGATACATCCATTAGAAATAATATAAAAATCGGTGCAAAAGTCCAAGTAGTTCAAAAACAGGATCAACGCTCAGGAAAATTAACAGAAGGTACTGTAACAAAAATCCTAACCAAGTCACCAACCCACCCTCATGGAATTAAGGTTATGCTTGAAGGTGGCATTGTTGGTAGGGTAAAACTTGTGATTGATTGAGGTGACTGGGATCCATTTTTTCGCCTTTTTAATTCTCTTTAAGCTATTGAGTCAATAAAGTCTTCCTCTGCAATATCTGGCAAATCATAGATACATAAGGGATCAATATCTATACATTTGGTTGGATCATAATTTCCGTTAATATGCCCTACAGTGCATTTAGTTTTCCAAAACAACTCTTATAAAATATGATATATTGTAAGCAACTACATGGCGCATTTTTCAGGAGGAATCAATAAATTACTATGAGAAGAAATAGAATTATATATAGTTTAATGATCATCTTGGTTATGATTATGGGATTAAGTACAAGGCGATATACAAATTTACTTTCTCAGATTATAAGTGATTATGGGGGAGATGTATTATGGGCTTTAATGGTATTTCTAATGATGGGATTTTTATTCACTAAAATAAAAACGCTTAGTGTTGCTTTACTTTCAATTATATTCAGTTATTTAATAGAAATTAGTCAGCTATATCACGCCCCATGGATAGATGCAATAAGACAAACAACCTTAGGAGGGCTCGTCCTAGGATTTGGATTTTTGTGGAGTGATCTTCTTTGTTATTTAATAGGAATTATTATTGGAGTAAGTATTGAGTTGAGCTATAAGTATTTAAAATACCATCAAAGATAACTAATCACTTAAACTTAATGTAAAAGACGAACTCTTAAACTCTTAAACTATTGAAAATATCGAACACATGTTTGATTTTATGTTTCATTCTTGGTATAATTTTACTAGGTGATGGATTTTGGAAGAAATTATGAAAAAACTTAAGATTTTATCTGATGCTGCTAAATACGATGTTTCCTGTTCTTCTAGTGGTGTCGAAAGGCGTAATAGGGGTGAAGGT encodes the following:
- a CDS encoding GNAT family N-acetyltransferase, with the translated sequence MFTINRGTNRFYIGNSENSLAEMTYVNAGSKIIIIDSTKVSDKLRGQGVGKILLKEVVNLAREEHKKITPLCPFAKAEMNKNVEYQDLIY
- a CDS encoding YwbE family protein, with protein sequence MDTSIRNNIKIGAKVQVVQKQDQRSGKLTEGTVTKILTKSPTHPHGIKVMLEGGIVGRVKLVID
- a CDS encoding DUF2809 domain-containing protein, whose protein sequence is MRRNRIIYSLMIILVMIMGLSTRRYTNLLSQIISDYGGDVLWALMVFLMMGFLFTKIKTLSVALLSIIFSYLIEISQLYHAPWIDAIRQTTLGGLVLGFGFLWSDLLCYLIGIIIGVSIELSYKYLKYHQR